TTCTTTTTAGTGTTTCTAAAATGTAATACCGAAAATTCAAACGTAATAATATTGTCTTGGTGGGTCAATATTATAGATTTAGTCTCATGTATCGTTTGGGCTAAACTAAAACCCACATTTTTTCCGGTTATTTGTCCATTTGTTGTTTGAGAAGCGGCTGTAGCAATAGGCACTGACTTATTCAATAATAACATATTGGTTATTACGACTTTTGGCGGTTGTGTATCATCCTTGCTATTTTCAGGAGTAAACCGATTTAAGCCATTTATTCCGCCAAAAAACAATTCACCTGTTTTACTTTTAAACGATGCACCAATGTTAAACTCATTACTTTGTAAACCATCACTTACATTATAACTCTTAAATGTTTCAGTTTTAGGATCCATACGTGATAGGCCTTGATTAGTGCTTATCCATATATATCCTTGCTTATCTACTTCAGTGCTATAAATAACGTTATCAGGCAAGCCATCTAGCTTATTGTATATTTTGAATTTTTTTAGTTTTGTATCAAACACGTTTAAACCGCTAAACGTACCAACCAAAATATTGTCATGACTATCTTCTGTAAGACTTAACACCGTATCATTACTTAAACTACTTGAGACATTTTTTTGATGTCGGTAATGGGTAAATTCTTTGGTTTTTGTATTAAAATGATTAAGTCCTCCAGTAGTTCCAAACCAAAAGTTACCTTGACTGTCTTCAATTATGCTCAAAACATTATTATTACTTAAACTATTCGAGTTACCATTGTGATGACGATATTGAGTAAACTGTTTGTTTGTTGTATTAAAGTGACTGATGCCTTTATTTGTGCCAATCCAAAGATTTCCCACACTGTCTTCTATCATGCTCATGACAATGTCACTATTTAGGCTGTTAGGGTTATTGGCTTGATGACGATAATGAGTAAATTTTTTGCTTTTTATATCAAAATGATTAATACCTTTGTTCGTACCAATCCAAAGATTTCCGTGCATATCCTCTATTACACAGGAAACAATGTTACTACTTAAACTATTCGAGTCGCTCTCTTTGTGAAGGTAATGGGTAAACTGCTCATTTTTTGAACTAAAATGATTGAGCCCTCCAGCTTGTATTCCAATCCAAAGATCGCCTTGTTTACTTTCTACAATACTAAAAACATTATTGTGACTTAAACTATTTAAGTCATTAGTTTGATTTTGGAAATGGGTAAATGATTCATTTTTAATATTAAAATAATTGAGTCCACCACCCACAGTTCCAATCCAAATATTACTTTGATCATCTTCTACAATTCTGAAAATATTATTGTTACTTAAACTATTCGGTTCATTACTTTGATAGTGATACTGAGTAAATTGTTGTTTTTTCTTATTAAAATAATTAAGACCTCCACCGCCTGTACCAACCCAAATATTTCCTTGGCTATCTTCAATAACACTATAAACTAAATCATGACTTAAACTTTTAGGATCATTTTCTTGATGACGATAATGGGTAAACCGTGAATTTTTTGTATTAAAATAATTAAGTCCACCTCGGGTGCCAATCCAAATATTATCTTTGGAATCTTCCACAAGACTAAAAACATTGTTGTGACTTAAACTATTCATGTCATTGGGTTTATGATGATAAGGGGTAAATTGTGCATTTTTTATATTAAAATAATTAAGACCATTAGCTGTTCCAATCCAAAGGTTATCTTGCTTATCTACAACTATACTCAAAACATTGTCATGACTTAAACTTGTTAAGTCATTTTCTAGATGACGGTAATGGGTAAATTGTTTGTTTTTGGTATTAAAGTAATTAAGGCCTCCTCCCACGGTTCCAATCCAAAGATTGTCTTTATTATCTTTTGCTATGGTATAAATAAAGTCATGACTTAAACTATTAACATTATTTTCTTGATGTTGGTAATGAGTAAATTTTTCAGTTTTGATATTGAAATAATTAAGCCCTCCTCTACGAGTCCCAATCCATAAGTTACCTTGTTCATCTTCTACAATTTTCGTAATGTAATTATGAGAAAGTGAATAACTTTTATCTCCATCGTGCTTAAAAACTTTTAGGTTATAACCGTCATATCTAGCCAACCCCATTTCTGTACCAAACCACATAAAACCGGTGCTATCTTGAAATACAGTAATCACACTATTTTGAGGTAAACCATCTTCAATACCCAGATGTTGAAAACGAATAGACGTTTCTTTCGCAAATAAAGCTGAAGGATATACTAGGGTTAACATTAAGGCTGTTGTATAAATGAAAAGTTGTATAAATATCTTATTTAGCAATGAAAAAAAACCTAAAAAACAAAAGTTTATTGAGTTTACTTTAATTCAAAAATAATAAAAACAATGAAGTTATATAAATTACAAAACATACGTTGCCATTATATTAAAAGATGTAAAAGCAGTTTAATTATTACTTTTTACGTTTTTTATTAACAAATCGGTATTGTCGTATTTCAGCCAAGAATCATTGAAAAAAACTTATTATGTACAAAAAACAAACCAATTATTTTTATGCATAGTAATTTTATGTAATTTAGACTGTTTTAGATAAATAAACATCCGATCTAGATAAGCGTTAAAATTGTTTTATTCCTTAAGATACATACTTTATTCGCTGAGCATTTATGATGCGACAGCGCTTTACCAATCATTAAGGAATACATTCATAAATAATAAAATGTTATTAGCTGTAGGTGTTTTAGCCACCTTAGTAGCATCTCCAGTATTTTCATCACCTGACGAACGTCACGCTACTCCAAAGCATATCCCAGGTATCTTTGTTGGCTATACCAATACTAATAGTAAAACAGAGTTCTCTTACGGCCTTGAATATGAATATAAAATTTCAAAACAATGGGGAGCCGGTATCGTATATGAAAAAACAGATAATGCGCATCATGGTGCTGGTGTTGATGTTGCTCTTGCCGCCGTTTATTTACACCCTTGGCAAGAGTTAAGAGTGGGTTTAGGTTTTGGTAAAGAAAAAGTTGGTAGTTATACCGAGGATGATGGCCATGGTCATCTACATCATCATGCTAGCCATAAAGAAGATGTTATACGTACCTCGGTAAGTTATGACTTTCACGTGGGTGACTTTGGTGTTGCGCCAACGTTAGCCTTTGATTTTGTTGATGGTGAAACAGCTACTGTTTTCGGCATTGCCTTTGTAAGAGCATTTTAAATAGAAATTAAATTGTAATAATTGCACTAAATTTATGGAATTATCCTAAAATAAATAAGGAATGAACCTCATGAAAAAAAATATTTTAACATTAACGTTACTAACAATGACCGCTTCACTTTCGCTATCAGCTACAGCATCAGATGATGCAGTTTCAGATGAAATTATCGCAGCTCAAAGAGCAGCATTAGAAACAAATACAGATGGAAAAGGCTTCGGTCCTCAATCTCCCCGTGATATTGATCTTGTTGCAGGTGAAAACCTAATTGCATTTGATACTGCGCCTTTACCAGAAGAAATGAATCTTTGTAATATTCACTTTCATGAAAATGCCGAACACAAAGGTGGTGAATTCACTGAATATGCAGGCAATGGTGATGGACATGGTTATAACAGTGGTTACAAATATACTGGAACACTCACTGAAGCGGAACTTTCTGCCACAACTGAAGATATTTGTCCTAATTCACACGGTTATTTAAAGCCGGGTTCGACAATAGAGGTTCACTATGTACACTCTACTGCACAAGTAGATCCAGGTCCTACTTTAGGTGCATGTTTAAGTGATTCAATTAGTAACCCACAATTACGAGTAGAAACACAAGTTTATGTGCTCGTGAATGACGAAAACGCGCTTGATTTTGCTAATTTAACTGCACACGATAAAGCTGCTGGCAAAAATCAAGTATTAAATATTCCTTCTGATACAGGTACCTCAATTCAATATAGCGGCTCAACAACAGGCCCTGGATACAATGAAGACGGTTCTCCTCTCCAAGTAAGTTGGAGTGTAAGGCCTCAAGTTGCCAAAGTTAATATAGAAAGTGTTGGTGATTGGTGTAAAGGGAACGTTTATGAAGAAGATCACGCACACGGTGTAAGAAATCTTGTTCAAAATCAAAAATTACTTTCAACAATTAAATAACTATTTCTAATAGTTTATAAATTGCATTCAAAACAAATTAACTATTTTATTGTAAAAAATTAGGAGTAGGATTTATGAAAACAAAATCAACTATCGCACTTATCATTATAAGTGTACTTGGATTAAACGCTTGTGGCTCTGATAATAACTCAGTTCCGATTATTCCAGAAGTTCCAGAAGTTCCAGAAGATGGTCATGATACTGCTGTTTCAGATGAAATCATTTTAGCTCAGAGAACTGCATTAGAAACAAATACAGATGGGAAAGGCTTTAGCCCTCAATCTCCTCGCGATATTGACGATCTTTACGGCGAAAGCTCTATTGTATTTACTGCGGAACTTCCTACAGAAGAAATGAATCTTTGTAATATTCATTTCCATAAAAATGCTGAACATAAAGGTGGTGAGTTCACCGAATATGCTGGTAATGGTGATGGACATGGCAGCGGTTACAAGTATTCAGGATCGGCACTATCTGAAGCTGAACTTACAGCAACAGCTGAAGAAATAGGCGCAAGTGATCACGGGAGCTTACATCCTGGTGATACCATCGAAGTGCATTATGTACATTCTACAGCACAAGTTGAGCCAGGTCCGACTTTAGGTGCGTGTTTAAGTGATTCAATCACAAATCAACAACTACGAGTAGAAGCACAAGTTTATGTACTTGTGAATGACGAGAACGCACTTGATTTTATGAACTTAACAGCTCATGACAAAGCCACAGGTAAAAACCAAGCATTAAATATCCCAACTAATACTGGAACACCAATTACCTATACAGGTTCAACAACAGGACCAGATTACAATGAAACAGGTTCACCTTTTCAAGTTAGTTGGAGTGTAAGACCACTGGTTGCTAAAGTGAATATTGAAAGTGTTGGTACATGGTTAGCAGGTAATGTCTTTGAAGAAGATCATGCACACGGTGTAAGAAACTTAGTTCAAAATCCTAAATTACTTTCAACAATAGAATAGTATTTTTTAAACGCTTAATAGATTGTACTAAAAGCACTCCCTAATAGGAGTGCTTTTTTATTAAGGGCTCTACACTTATTAGCATAAGCTTTGATGATACAAAGCAATACCAGGCAGATTCAACTTCGATGTGCATAACGGATAAACAGCTATAGCTAACGTGTGCCCCATCATTAATTCAGCTGGTGTTTTATAATTTAGTTTATTTCTCGACCTATCATTAAATTTGATTATGACCGCTTCTACTTATGATTGAACTATCTTTTTGAAGTCAGCTAATTTGGGCCAATATTGCCTTAACAAACCATTAGAATTTTCATTTAATCCTCGTTGCCATGATCAACAAGGATCAACAAAAAAACATCACGGTCTAATTTTATCGTCATTTTTTCATGATAAGAAAATTCTTTGCCATTATCTGCTGTGATTGTACTCACTACTTTTTGAAAGGGCTTTACAGTGCAATTGCTGCTGTGAGTGTTTTGTTGATTTATCATTGATACGTGTCCATACAGTAAAACTTGTTTTACGTTCAACAATGGTGAATTACGTACCACAGTGTCCTTTACCTATAACGAGATCAATTTCTCAGCCTCCAATTCTACTGTTATCACCAACAACTTGTGGACGTTCCTCAATACTCACGCGATTCTTGATAAACCCTCGTCCTGCTTGCTTATTTTTACTACGAGATTAATACTTTTCCACCTTTTCTCCGTAAGGCCTTGAAAAGCATACTATCATACCTAAATAGGTGGCCAAATTTACTATGACACTTCAGTAGAAGGTAAGTTATGTTTGTAACGTATAGCCGATGTCTTTAAGATTTTTAATTCTCGCTGACTGGGAAAGAGCTTAATAAACTTGGTATTATTTTTGATTAATAATATAAAAATATCAGGTAATAAAAAAGCTGTTACGTTTTTCAACATAACAGCTCAAATTACACTCTGTAGCTCACAAAGGTTCAGCGTCCCTTAATTTACTACCATTTATTTTTTAATAAATGTTTCTAAAAGATAACCCCTTTTCCATCACTGGAAAAATCAGCTCTAATACCGATAACGGTAAAGGTTCACCGTTAGAGTCATAAATAGTTACTGACGTTCTTAGGTTGTCATCTTCTATAGGCGAAAGTACAAATTGATACTTAGCATCGCTTATTTCAATAACAGGTCGATCATCACCCCAAATGCTATCCCAAATACTCATACTTGGTTTTACAAAATCTACATAATAAATTTTGTCGTTTTCATTTAAGTCAGTGATTGTAAACCCATGTTTCTCGAAAAATATAGGCATATTATCCCATAAATTATCTAAACTCATTTCAACAGCAAAGGCATTTTCTGCGGTTTGATTTTCACTAATCGTTACTAGTTTTTGATTAGCACGTACTAAACGACTTTCTCGCTGCTGCAAACGATAATTATAATCAACTTGCCCAACAACTTCATTTAACATCGCCATTTCTACACGTTGCTTATCAATAGCATCAATAACCTTAGTACCGCCACTCGTATCAGTTTTCATATAATCGATTAAAGATACTTTTAAAGATAGACTGCGGCCATGTGGTTTAAGAAATAACTCATAACGAAAGCGCATACTTTTAGATAGTTCAATTTCTTTGAACAACCAACCTGTTTCTACTTCTTGATGGAACCATTGGGATTCAATTACTTCTGTCGTACCCTCTAACCCCTGATCTTTTTCAGGAGAGCTCACAATATTATAGCTAACACCGTCTGAAGTTAGCTGCGAAATAAGGGCGTTTTTAACAACAGTAAGTAAATTTTCATCTTCAAGTACCTTATCAAACCAAATAATAGGATCAGCTGATTCAGGAATAGTTCGAGAAGAGTCGGCTACTGGTAATACCAAAGACGGCGCTCTGATATCCATGTTTTCACCGATAGGACCTTGAGTATTTATTTTACTCGTAATAACAAATTGCTGTTTTTTTGTTGGTTGATCCAAATTTTCAGGGACAACAAATTCTTTAGACTCTTGTTTTTTTGCATAATCAAAATCTCCCTGTGCCCGCTTACTATCAACACTACTACATGCTGATAATGTTAAGCTGATAACAGAAAAATAAAACAATTGGCGATTCATTAAAACTCCTGAGAAATCCCATTTGGGCATATATATAGTATTCATTTGATGGTTTAAAACGTATTTAGTTCAATTGTAACATTAAAAAATAGGAAGCTTAAAACGCATCAATTTATTAGCGCTCCATGGTACTTGCCTGTTTTTGCAAACACAAGCCTATTATTATGATTCGTTAAGGATATTTTCCCTATATGGGTACGCTATATTATTTAGATACGTTATAATCTCCTTTTTCACCGACTAGGCAAATAAATGTCTCAATATTTAGTGTTAACCGCTATGGGTTCTGATAGAACAGGTTGTGTTAGCGAACTAACTAAATTAGCAAGTGAATGCGGTTGTAATATTCTAGATAGCAGGATGGCTATTTTTGGACAAGAATTCACGTTCATAATGCTTTTGCATGGCGATAATCGTGCTATAAACAAGATTGAAACACGGCTTCCTATGGTTGCCCACGCACTTGATTTAATTACGATGATGAAACGTACTTCTGGCCATAAAACTTATGATCTTGTTGAGCATTATCAAGCAGACTACACTGGTACTGACCAACCTGGTCTACTCAAAGCAATGACTGCCTTTTTTGCCACGCGAAAAATTGATATTTCCTCATTGAAATCTGAAATAAACCCCCAAACTAGCATCATAAGTGCAAGTATCTCCATTGCATTAACGCAAAAAATAAGCATTAATGATATTGAAAATGACTTTTTACGACTTTGTGAGCAATTTGGCGTACAGGGTTGTATCAAAGAAACTACTCATGGGCTTGTATAGTTACTTAAATAAAATTACTTAAGAAAGGATTAATATGAATACCTTAACTACTGTGAGCTTACGGCAGCGTAGCGTGACATCACGATTTTTTCAGGTACAGCTTGACCTAGGCGGTAAAGCCTAAATCATCGTGTTTGGTTTTTTTAGGTGATTGAATTTTTAGCGAGATAATTCCAGGGTAAATAATCTTCAGGGGTCTTTTTTACCTGCTCTTTTTCTCGTTGTAAGGTGGTGAAGTAGTCAAAGACATTAATACCCGCCTCACTTGCCGTCGCGATGACCGAGGTAATGACATCCCCAATCGTTGCCCCCAGTAAGGTTTTGTGGAACATCGCGTTTTTTCTGTCTCTCACCACAATTTTGAGCATCGCTTCAATACGATTATTGTCGATTTTTACTCCTTCAGTGCTGCAAAAGTAACTCAGTCCGACATAATGTTTGATAAAGTAGCGAATAGCTTTGCCTAGGCCACTGTTTTCTTCAACGGTTTCATTGGCTAAATGCGTTTCTCCCCACAATTTTATGGCTTCCATGATGGGCGCTGAATGCGTTTGATGATAGGCCAGTCTTGCGCTCGGGGTTAACTTTTCTTCTTTCGTATAGTCATCATTGACCCATATTTCACCATAGCGTTTGAGGACATGCTCGACCTCAATTGGAAAGTGATTGATAACATCTACAAATTGTCGTCTTGCGTGGCTATTACACAGTGACGTTATCGCCTCACGTACCGTCGGCCGATTGCTCGCTAGCGCATCACTCATGATGAGTGGTTTGGCGCATGATTGACTGCGCTTGTGCAAAATACTGTCAATGAATTCTCCCGCGTGCCCGATGTTAGTCTCAAATAAAACAATATGACGGTTATCAGCCAGCGTTGCGATAACACCTGAGGTATAAACGCCCGTACGTGTGATGACTTTCTCACTGTTGCGTGCTTTCTTTATCACCGATTTCGCATCAAGAATACGGTTAGTTGTGTCATCTAAATAGTAGTGTTTACCATCAGCCGCTAAATTGAAGAGCAATTGGTACACGGGATAAATAGCATTACAAACAAGCTCTACTTGGTCAAAAACCGTTGACGCGGTGATTTTTACCCCCAGTAATTTTTGAATACTGCTTTGACGATAAAAAGGCAGTCCAGCAAAGTATTTATAAATCGCCATTAAAGAACGTGCTGAATAACCATATTTTTGAGTACTTAAGCCATCGGTTAAGACATCGTCCGGCAGTGGTGCGGTAAAATAAGCACCGCAGGTATTACAACGAAGACGCTCCATGACATGCTGCTCAGGTTTGAAAGGACTTTGTCCGGTGATACGTAGCAAGCTACCTGGCTCGGTTTTATAAACCTTACCGGTTAAGCACTCAACACAGGTATCGCCTTTATTTACGTCAACTAGTCCATGAACGATAATCGTGGGTTTAACCGGGGTGAAACCTTCACCATTATCGTTGCTACGCTTTTTATTTTTCTTGCCCGATGACGCTTTAGTTTGCTTAAGCACCGAGCCTAGTTTTTCAGATGATTTTTCAATACCTAACAATTTTCGCAGTTTATGCACGGTAACATCATGATTCGCTAAGCGGGTTTGCGTGGTGGCTAAGGTCAATAACGCATCAAGTAATAACTGATAATCCTCTGGGCTTAAGGCCAGATTGTTTTCTTTGGCCTCGTTCACGCGCTCTATCAGCGCTTCAAGGGCTTTGCCATCAATGTCGGTAAAAGGTTTGCTCACGGTACGTCCAGAGTTTTAGTGTTTGGTACAGGTTTATTTTGCAGGCATTATGATCCGATAAAAGTAAAAATCAAGTGTTTATCTCAATGATTTTACTCAGTAAAGAGGATCCGTTTTTTCCCATAATGGATCGTTGTCACACAATAGTTTTCGCAGTTTTTTCGCGATGATCTGTTCAATACTTTTGTTTGATGACGGCCAATTTTGAAACTTTCCTTTAGATAAACGCTTGGTCATGAGCCAAAAGCCAGTACCATCATACGATAATGCGCGCACCATGGTTTTATTGCGATTAATAAAGACAAACACAGTACCCGAACGTGGGTTGACCGATAATTTATAACGGCATGTTGCGGCTAAACCATCAATGCCCTGGCGAAAATCAGCGGGTTCAATCGCGATTAATATGTGGGTGTCAGCGGTTAAATGGATCATGATTTCATTGCCCCAATGAGCGAAATGATGATGTTAGTATCAATAACACCAGATAAAGACATTTCATTACCTTGGGCAAAGCGTAGTTCAACAGTAAAGGGCGGTTGTGTGAGTAATGGCGGTGGTGAAATAGGAAGGTGCACAAATAGCGGTGCTTTTTCAGCAGGTTCAAGCGTATTTCGCCATTGCTTGAGCTGGCCGCCACTGATCCTTAATGCTGATGTTATTTTGCTAGAAGAATAGTGATTGAGTAATGCTACGGCTTGCTCACGCAATGCGATGGGCGTTGTGACTTGACGACCACTTCTGTTGCTACGCCAGTGCTCAAAAGCAGTAACGACCGTTGTTAATTGATCTTGGTTTGGCATGATTGCATCCTAGTAATTTGGTTGCGATCATTAAAACAGATCAAAAAGGGGAAGTTGAGCTAGGCTGCCGTAAGCTCACTAACTACTGGTGATATTGCGCCATTATTTACATTAAAAGATGAAAATGATAACAACATAGCTTTAGCTGATTATATTGGTAAAAAACAGGTGTTAGTTTACTTTTATCCTAAAGCAATGACACCTGGTTGTACGATTCAAGCACAAGCCCTTCGTGATAGCAAAAGTGAGTTAAGTGAATTAAACACTGTTGTTTTTGGTATTTCGCCAGACGAGCCTAAACGTTTAGCTAAGTTTTGTGAACGTGATGAACTTAATTTTACTTTACTGTCTGATGTTGATCATAAAGTAGCGGATGAATTTGGTGTTTGGGGTTTAAAGAAGTTTACCCCTGATTAAAATATATGATAATAAACCTTGATGATTTTCTATGATAAATTGTAATTAATTTGAGTAGATAATATTAAGGATGTGTTATGTCTAAAAGCCAAAAAAAAGTAAACGAGGAAGATTTTAGATTAATAGAAATAGAAGTTGATACCCTAGCTAAAATCAAATATACAACACAAGTAAATGAAGACACATGTAAAGTTGTCTTATCCCCTACTCTTGAACTCTCAAAACTTAAATCACGCCATAAAAAAACCAAAATCATTTTAGCTCCTGATGGCACCATCATTTATCCACAATCACTTTATCTCGTATCAAGGTTAAGTGGTCAAGGGAAGATAAAAGATACTAGTAGTATTGCCAAAGCACTGTTAGCTTATTCTCGCTTTCTTGATAGTACCCATTCCGAGAAAATTGATGATAATGGCGATATAATACCACCTGAATATCTTACTTATAAAAGTTTGAGCAAACACGAAGAAGAAGGTGCACCATGGCGCTTCGCAGAATTCTTACTTTTAAATACTCGTCATAGAAGCTCAAAAGGAAATGAAGCTTTGGCTCTCAGTACAGCAAAAAGTTATATGAACTCGGTGATTGGTTTTTATAAATGGCTGCAAAGGCTCAGCTATATCAAAAATGATAATAACAATATCGTCACGCATTTCTCAAAAATAACTATGGGTAATAATTATGAAAGAACTCAACATGACATATTAGCGCATATAAAATCGAAGAAGCCTCGTGAAGTTGATATGTCTAACATTATGCAAATATTCCCACGTGCTGATTCAACACCTTCCTATAAAAAACTTAAACCGATGACTCTTGATCATTATTCCTTATTTGATCAATATATTAATTACTTACCAGTTCCATTTTCATTAATGTTTAGGCTTGCCATCAAAACAGGTACTCGTATCGATGAGTTATGCCATTTTCCAGCACACCAACTAGGTAACATAAATGCTTCAGGATTAGATGTTATCCCAGTCCAGATCACAGTAACCAAATTTAATAAGCCTCGAATAATAGAAGTACCCGTAGATATTTATGAAGAACTTGAAATTTACAAGTTTAGTAAGAAGCGAATGAGTAATACATCTAAGCGCGATAACCTAATTGGTTCAGAAAATATAGACAGTTATGATTACCTTTTCCTATCGAACAAAGGCAGGTTATATTCAGAAAAAACACTTGAAAAACATTTTAGCAATTTACGTAAATCTATCATAAATATTGATTCCTCATGGTATTACAAAATTCATGATTTACGTTCTACATATGCGACTAACTGGTTACGAAATGAAGCATCAGAGCGAGAAGTAGGTTATGACTTCTTAATGAGTGAGCTTGCTAGCTTGATGGGCCATGAAAGTACCGCAACTACAGAGAAGTACGTAAAACTCATGAATGAAGATACTTCACAACGCTCCGCAGCCAAGCGTAAAAACAATAAAATTAATGGTGGGTGGTAGCATGCCAAAAAGTCCATTAGCCAAAGGTTCTATACAAGTAAAGTCATCCAGAAATAGAGATAATGTCACTCAATTAGCAATTACCATCCCATATAA
The sequence above is a segment of the Colwellia sp. 20A7 genome. Coding sequences within it:
- a CDS encoding hybrid sensor histidine kinase/response regulator transcription factor; the encoded protein is MLTLVYPSALFAKETSIRFQHLGIEDGLPQNSVITVFQDSTGFMWFGTEMGLARYDGYNLKVFKHDGDKSYSLSHNYITKIVEDEQGNLWIGTRRGGLNYFNIKTEKFTHYQHQENNVNSLSHDFIYTIAKDNKDNLWIGTVGGGLNYFNTKNKQFTHYRHLENDLTSLSHDNVLSIVVDKQDNLWIGTANGLNYFNIKNAQFTPYHHKPNDMNSLSHNNVFSLVEDSKDNIWIGTRGGLNYFNTKNSRFTHYRHQENDPKSLSHDLVYSVIEDSQGNIWVGTGGGGLNYFNKKKQQFTQYHYQSNEPNSLSNNNIFRIVEDDQSNIWIGTVGGGLNYFNIKNESFTHFQNQTNDLNSLSHNNVFSIVESKQGDLWIGIQAGGLNHFSSKNEQFTHYLHKESDSNSLSSNIVSCVIEDMHGNLWIGTNKGINHFDIKSKKFTHYRHQANNPNSLNSDIVMSMIEDSVGNLWIGTNKGISHFNTTNKQFTQYRHHNGNSNSLSNNNVLSIIEDSQGNFWFGTTGGLNHFNTKTKEFTHYRHQKNVSSSLSNDTVLSLTEDSHDNILVGTFSGLNVFDTKLKKFKIYNKLDGLPDNVIYSTEVDKQGYIWISTNQGLSRMDPKTETFKSYNVSDGLQSNEFNIGASFKSKTGELFFGGINGLNRFTPENSKDDTQPPKVVITNMLLLNKSVPIATAASQTTNGQITGKNVGFSLAQTIHETKSIILTHQDNIITFEFSVLHFRNTKKNKFAYKLEGWDKEWVNTDYKNRRATYTNLPHGDYTFRVKASNSDGYWNEEGTSLQIRVLPPAWKTWWAYTLYVLILLVIVFVYIRSQQRKLIFERKLNAQLESKVEERTKEKQHLIENVSHELKTPLTLIFNALETVSKSELSAENNKKMNNIKYNGQRLFHLVEQLLSLANNEKSSAKKSIVVLSSICKQVIDNFSTFASERKLTFVLDCKTNAELIIEIQLLETVLSNLVSNAIKYADIGSEIKIICLLEKPFCIIKVTNIGSHLSTKDAESIFEKFYRLDHHHKTEGQGIGLSSSRELVESYQGTLTLDNSQPNMAQFIISLPIDLIFNIDQTLIENEIATNLKTKTISNKINQKLLIVEDNIEINQFLTQILTPSYDVLNVYNGKEAIEHIDDFQPDLILSDVMMPLMNGFELCQHIRQSDKPYNKKPIILLTAKSDMLSQKEGLQAGATDYLSKPFSGEILKLKITNLLDSSTETRNKITALASSHLQIELSEDDTRNKFIQRTRDFLKIHFPDPEFNVKKLSELLAMDERTLRRKTDLYLSQKPKDIIREYRLQCAYEMLKSDNSILNISISCGFTTLPHFSKCFKDKFQSTPTQAQQKIIMMNKE
- a CDS encoding delta-class carbonic anhydrase, yielding MKKNILTLTLLTMTASLSLSATASDDAVSDEIIAAQRAALETNTDGKGFGPQSPRDIDLVAGENLIAFDTAPLPEEMNLCNIHFHENAEHKGGEFTEYAGNGDGHGYNSGYKYTGTLTEAELSATTEDICPNSHGYLKPGSTIEVHYVHSTAQVDPGPTLGACLSDSISNPQLRVETQVYVLVNDENALDFANLTAHDKAAGKNQVLNIPSDTGTSIQYSGSTTGPGYNEDGSPLQVSWSVRPQVAKVNIESVGDWCKGNVYEEDHAHGVRNLVQNQKLLSTIK
- a CDS encoding delta-class carbonic anhydrase; the protein is MKTKSTIALIIISVLGLNACGSDNNSVPIIPEVPEVPEDGHDTAVSDEIILAQRTALETNTDGKGFSPQSPRDIDDLYGESSIVFTAELPTEEMNLCNIHFHKNAEHKGGEFTEYAGNGDGHGSGYKYSGSALSEAELTATAEEIGASDHGSLHPGDTIEVHYVHSTAQVEPGPTLGACLSDSITNQQLRVEAQVYVLVNDENALDFMNLTAHDKATGKNQALNIPTNTGTPITYTGSTTGPDYNETGSPFQVSWSVRPLVAKVNIESVGTWLAGNVFEEDHAHGVRNLVQNPKLLSTIE
- the bamC gene encoding outer membrane protein assembly factor BamC translates to MNRQLFYFSVISLTLSACSSVDSKRAQGDFDYAKKQESKEFVVPENLDQPTKKQQFVITSKINTQGPIGENMDIRAPSLVLPVADSSRTIPESADPIIWFDKVLEDENLLTVVKNALISQLTSDGVSYNIVSSPEKDQGLEGTTEVIESQWFHQEVETGWLFKEIELSKSMRFRYELFLKPHGRSLSLKVSLIDYMKTDTSGGTKVIDAIDKQRVEMAMLNEVVGQVDYNYRLQQRESRLVRANQKLVTISENQTAENAFAVEMSLDNLWDNMPIFFEKHGFTITDLNENDKIYYVDFVKPSMSIWDSIWGDDRPVIEISDAKYQFVLSPIEDDNLRTSVTIYDSNGEPLPLSVLELIFPVMEKGLSFRNIY
- a CDS encoding glycine cleavage system protein R, producing the protein MSQYLVLTAMGSDRTGCVSELTKLASECGCNILDSRMAIFGQEFTFIMLLHGDNRAINKIETRLPMVAHALDLITMMKRTSGHKTYDLVEHYQADYTGTDQPGLLKAMTAFFATRKIDISSLKSEINPQTSIISASISIALTQKISINDIENDFLRLCEQFGVQGCIKETTHGLV
- a CDS encoding IS66 family transposase; this translates as MSKPFTDIDGKALEALIERVNEAKENNLALSPEDYQLLLDALLTLATTQTRLANHDVTVHKLRKLLGIEKSSEKLGSVLKQTKASSGKKNKKRSNDNGEGFTPVKPTIIVHGLVDVNKGDTCVECLTGKVYKTEPGSLLRITGQSPFKPEQHVMERLRCNTCGAYFTAPLPDDVLTDGLSTQKYGYSARSLMAIYKYFAGLPFYRQSSIQKLLGVKITASTVFDQVELVCNAIYPVYQLLFNLAADGKHYYLDDTTNRILDAKSVIKKARNSEKVITRTGVYTSGVIATLADNRHIVLFETNIGHAGEFIDSILHKRSQSCAKPLIMSDALASNRPTVREAITSLCNSHARRQFVDVINHFPIEVEHVLKRYGEIWVNDDYTKEEKLTPSARLAYHQTHSAPIMEAIKLWGETHLANETVEENSGLGKAIRYFIKHYVGLSYFCSTEGVKIDNNRIEAMLKIVVRDRKNAMFHKTLLGATIGDVITSVIATASEAGINVFDYFTTLQREKEQVKKTPEDYLPWNYLAKNSIT